In Lacibacter sp. H375, one DNA window encodes the following:
- a CDS encoding RagB/SusD family nutrient uptake outer membrane protein, with the protein MKKNIILSYLLLFVFAVSFTGCKKWLALKPQDGIVKDEFWKTKEQVQASVIGIYSSMMEYSTGTYGNVNYVPSMAELLFIWGEGRADHVANATASSADDIALINVNIQSTNVNANWRPFYRTINFCNTVIEKAPEVLANDNTFTQAQLDQYLSEALTIRALMYFYLVRTFGDVPLKTDATLSDENITPIPKSPKADVFNQIVADLKLAETKAVTTYGNVASDKGRVTVYTVNAILADVYLWMEKYTESVAACDKIINSGKFGLIKGATRNGPVVEYSDSWFNTLYYNGNSNEGIFELQYSPQRLNPYFPIFSSTFSARRWTAVGDLMERVFTIDLTDDKNYDIRGDGASVRAASSSVWKYIGASATGLRATDQSYAHWFFYRYADILLMKAEALNELGGKGQEALDLIYTVRERANALDATDLTPGPNDKMLIQDFIVEERAREFCFEGKRWYDVLRNAKRNNYERLNMLLSMVALSVPSNMQQSAQAKFKDVNSHYLPIFLYEIQTNKLLIQNPFYK; encoded by the coding sequence ATGAAAAAGAATATCATACTATCTTATTTACTGCTTTTTGTTTTTGCTGTAAGTTTTACAGGATGCAAAAAATGGCTGGCACTAAAGCCGCAGGATGGAATTGTGAAGGACGAGTTCTGGAAAACAAAAGAACAGGTTCAGGCATCTGTTATTGGCATTTACTCTTCAATGATGGAGTACTCAACCGGAACATACGGTAATGTGAACTATGTTCCATCAATGGCAGAGTTGCTGTTTATCTGGGGTGAGGGCAGGGCTGATCATGTTGCGAATGCAACTGCTTCAAGTGCTGATGATATTGCACTCATTAATGTAAATATTCAGTCAACCAATGTAAATGCAAACTGGCGACCATTCTACCGCACTATTAATTTCTGTAATACAGTAATTGAAAAAGCTCCTGAAGTACTTGCGAACGATAACACATTTACACAGGCACAACTTGATCAATACCTGAGTGAAGCATTAACCATCCGTGCATTAATGTATTTCTATCTGGTAAGGACATTTGGCGATGTACCATTAAAAACTGATGCAACATTAAGCGATGAAAATATTACGCCCATTCCTAAATCACCAAAGGCAGATGTTTTTAACCAGATAGTAGCTGATCTGAAATTGGCAGAAACAAAAGCAGTAACTACCTATGGTAACGTCGCTTCTGATAAAGGAAGAGTAACTGTTTACACAGTTAATGCAATACTTGCTGACGTTTATCTCTGGATGGAAAAATATACAGAAAGTGTAGCTGCCTGCGATAAGATCATTAACTCCGGAAAATTTGGATTGATCAAAGGTGCCACAAGAAATGGCCCGGTGGTTGAATACAGCGATAGTTGGTTCAATACACTTTATTATAACGGTAATTCAAACGAAGGGATTTTTGAATTACAGTATAGTCCGCAACGCCTCAACCCTTATTTTCCGATTTTTTCTTCAACTTTTTCTGCTAGAAGGTGGACTGCAGTAGGTGATCTGATGGAAAGAGTGTTTACCATTGACCTCACTGATGATAAAAATTATGATATACGTGGAGATGGCGCTTCTGTAAGAGCGGCTTCATCAAGCGTATGGAAATATATTGGCGCATCGGCAACTGGATTACGTGCAACAGATCAGAGCTATGCGCACTGGTTCTTTTACCGCTACGCCGACATATTGTTGATGAAAGCTGAAGCATTAAATGAACTAGGCGGAAAAGGGCAGGAGGCATTGGATCTAATTTATACGGTACGTGAAAGAGCAAATGCACTAGATGCAACTGACCTTACACCTGGGCCAAATGATAAAATGTTGATACAGGATTTTATTGTGGAAGAAAGAGCACGGGAATTTTGCTTTGAGGGCAAGCGTTGGTATGATGTACTTCGTAATGCAAAGCGGAATAACTATGAACGGCTTAACATGTTACTGAGTATGGTGGCCCTAAGCGTACCATCAAACATGCAGCAATCAGCACAAGCTAAATTTAAAGATGTTAATAGTCACTATTTACCCATTTTTTTATATGAGATACAAACAAATAAACTGTTAATACAAAATCCCTTTTATAAATAA
- a CDS encoding fasciclin domain-containing protein, whose translation MKKNIVIALSIIVVVAATIFSAQGCRKLKIEESTTGDVNIVGYLDKNLDSFSLFRQILDRTGNAAFLNAYGAYTCFAPTNSGVKTYLTSIGAASVDAADLNTLKDMVRLHLLEDTIYTSSFTDGKLPVITMYGQYLVTAVANSEGVSSYLINRQAIVLKSNVRVGNGIIHVINNVLKPAVKTIARQLEENSNYSIFVEALKETGFFTKLNTVDSDSSKRWITVFAESNHALADSGITNYAGLKTRYSKTGNPANPSDSLYIYVAYHISQGLKFLGDIISIPTHATFQPQEVISVKLINQQVVLNEDVFNDVLEKGITLNRDKSDVAATNGVWHDAAAHFMVKYRKPTALYWDVSTFEEIKKLPAYYKKAQYTFSRLTQADNPIKDIYWGWGALAGTNYLRYLYGTSGVTQFTVNNDANMMPMGLPNRPIWWEMRTPPIVKGKYKVWMCYRQQKPSASTNALCQVSVNGEIMQRTMNFTDTRPSGTDAELEAIGWKRYTETTSNLLCGRQVGVIEFTTTQQQIVRITPLAGTMDNYNLDMIHFIPIDENQILPRFRPDGTKVYQ comes from the coding sequence ATGAAAAAAAACATTGTTATTGCCTTAAGTATAATTGTTGTTGTTGCAGCAACTATATTTTCAGCACAAGGGTGCAGAAAATTAAAAATTGAAGAATCAACAACAGGCGATGTTAACATTGTAGGTTATCTCGATAAGAACCTCGATTCATTTTCGTTGTTCCGCCAGATACTTGACAGAACTGGGAATGCAGCATTCCTGAATGCTTATGGTGCATATACATGCTTCGCCCCGACAAACAGTGGTGTAAAAACATATCTCACCAGTATTGGCGCTGCATCAGTTGATGCGGCAGACCTTAATACGTTGAAGGATATGGTAAGGCTGCATTTGCTGGAGGATACTATTTACACAAGCTCGTTTACTGATGGGAAGTTGCCGGTTATTACCATGTATGGACAGTACCTTGTTACGGCTGTTGCAAACTCAGAAGGTGTATCAAGTTATCTCATCAACAGACAGGCAATCGTTCTCAAGTCGAATGTAAGAGTTGGTAACGGTATCATACATGTAATTAACAATGTATTGAAACCGGCGGTTAAAACAATTGCCAGGCAACTCGAAGAAAATTCCAATTATTCCATCTTCGTAGAAGCATTAAAAGAAACTGGCTTCTTTACAAAACTAAACACAGTAGATAGCGATTCTTCGAAACGATGGATAACTGTTTTTGCCGAAAGCAACCATGCGTTGGCTGATAGTGGTATAACCAATTACGCCGGGTTAAAAACAAGATATTCAAAGACAGGAAACCCGGCTAACCCGAGCGATAGCTTATACATTTACGTAGCCTATCATATTTCACAAGGACTTAAATTTTTAGGCGATATTATTTCGATACCTACACACGCAACGTTTCAGCCACAGGAAGTTATCAGTGTAAAGCTTATAAACCAACAGGTAGTGTTGAACGAAGATGTATTTAATGATGTACTTGAAAAAGGAATTACATTAAACCGAGACAAAAGTGACGTGGCAGCTACCAATGGAGTGTGGCACGATGCTGCTGCACATTTTATGGTAAAATACCGTAAACCAACTGCTTTGTATTGGGATGTATCAACTTTCGAAGAAATTAAAAAACTACCCGCTTATTACAAAAAAGCACAATATACGTTTAGTCGGCTAACACAAGCAGACAATCCTATTAAAGATATTTATTGGGGCTGGGGAGCTTTGGCAGGTACAAATTATTTAAGATATCTCTATGGAACATCAGGAGTAACCCAGTTTACTGTTAACAATGATGCGAATATGATGCCAATGGGTTTGCCAAACAGACCGATTTGGTGGGAAATGCGAACTCCGCCTATTGTTAAAGGCAAGTATAAAGTATGGATGTGTTACCGCCAGCAAAAACCTTCAGCAAGTACAAATGCTTTATGTCAGGTTTCCGTAAATGGTGAAATCATGCAACGAACTATGAATTTCACTGATACTAGACCAAGCGGTACTGATGCCGAGTTAGAAGCAATAGGCTGGAAACGTTATACAGAAACTACAAGCAACTTATTGTGTGGAAGGCAGGTTGGCGTAATTGAGTTTACTACTACACAACAACAAATAGTAAGAATAACGCCATTAGCAGGAACGATGGATAATTATAATCTGGATATGATCCATTTTATTCCAATTGATGAGAATCAGATATTACCAAGGTTCAGACCGGATGGAACAAAGGTTTATCAATAA
- a CDS encoding fasciclin domain-containing protein yields MKSRYKNLLLVAFGLMMLYGCSKVREDRNTITDESLKVTLFELVNANPDLSTFAKYLVQTGYDKVLSSSKNHTVYAPVNSALATLDPAIVNNAAKLKLFVGNHIAGQLYRITDVPVLTRIKMLSNKYNNLKGTQIGDAVIKVGDKYAANGLLQVVDKPLPALDNSWEVLSTNADIPLKQKAFMLSLFRNVFDTSNAVVIGINPTTGEPIYQPGTDSVYTNLFWNRVHDLKNEQKQYTLFVLADAAWDAEITKFKPYYTVTNNADSNTLVTSWNVVKDFAVDTLYGNPSAIPDTVLSEFGTKLPVERSAIVKTIKTSNGIVYIMNKMNVLPASKMKTILIEGENYTSTSHDRRGNTYFRDRINTLTGKDFRDLLVLGHGVSAFNVRYELKEVPSIKYKAYWMAYNDFQTATYTQKLAIGSTASATFALTNVVALNFNEIYLGEFTMSQYAPLFNIYLVANGTNPIVCDYIKLVPSL; encoded by the coding sequence ATGAAGAGCAGGTATAAAAATTTGTTACTGGTTGCGTTTGGATTGATGATGCTTTATGGATGCAGTAAAGTAAGAGAAGACCGCAATACCATAACGGATGAATCTTTAAAAGTTACATTGTTTGAATTGGTAAATGCCAACCCGGATCTGAGTACGTTTGCAAAATATCTCGTGCAAACAGGATATGATAAAGTGTTGAGTTCTTCCAAAAATCACACAGTTTATGCTCCGGTTAACAGCGCACTGGCAACATTGGATCCTGCTATCGTTAACAATGCGGCAAAGCTTAAATTGTTTGTAGGCAACCATATCGCAGGTCAGCTTTACCGAATTACAGATGTACCGGTTCTTACAAGAATCAAAATGCTCAGCAATAAGTACAATAACCTGAAGGGCACGCAAATTGGAGACGCCGTAATAAAAGTTGGAGATAAATATGCTGCAAATGGGTTATTGCAAGTGGTTGATAAACCTCTTCCTGCTCTTGATAATTCCTGGGAAGTACTTTCAACGAATGCCGATATCCCGTTAAAGCAAAAGGCATTCATGCTTTCGCTGTTCAGAAATGTATTCGACACAAGTAATGCCGTTGTTATTGGAATTAATCCAACAACGGGAGAGCCAATATATCAACCCGGAACTGATTCAGTTTACACTAATCTTTTCTGGAACCGTGTTCATGACCTTAAAAATGAACAGAAGCAATACACTTTGTTCGTACTAGCGGATGCTGCATGGGATGCTGAGATAACAAAGTTTAAGCCTTACTATACCGTTACGAATAATGCAGATAGTAATACGCTGGTTACAAGCTGGAATGTTGTGAAAGACTTTGCAGTTGACACTTTGTATGGTAATCCGTCTGCAATTCCCGATACTGTATTGTCAGAATTCGGAACAAAACTTCCTGTTGAACGTTCGGCGATCGTAAAGACAATCAAAACAAGTAATGGCATTGTGTACATTATGAACAAGATGAATGTACTTCCTGCTTCAAAAATGAAAACGATTTTGATTGAAGGAGAAAACTATACGTCCACAAGCCACGACAGAAGGGGAAATACGTATTTCCGTGATCGCATTAATACACTCACCGGTAAAGATTTTCGAGATCTTCTTGTATTAGGGCATGGCGTTTCAGCATTCAATGTTCGTTACGAACTAAAAGAAGTGCCCTCTATCAAATACAAAGCTTATTGGATGGCTTATAACGATTTTCAGACAGCGACCTATACACAAAAACTGGCTATTGGTTCAACTGCTTCAGCAACGTTTGCATTAACAAATGTTGTTGCTCTCAACTTCAATGAAATATACCTTGGAGAGTTCACCATGAGTCAATACGCACCGTTGTTTAATATTTATTTAGTCGCTAACGGAACCAATCCAATAGTATGCGATTACATTAAACTCGTACCAAGCTTATAA
- a CDS encoding SusC/RagA family TonB-linked outer membrane protein has protein sequence MTKTNLHKLLLILLLSGGAVCTQELIAQQTQTVKSDTTKAKIKLPLTGVVTDAATKKPLSGVRVAVKDFSAAITDDAGAFTVNVPSYTVDVEIVAEGFAKKQVSLKGSKSISVALLSQPASTFQDEVTLPFGKIMKRNLTAAAVGYDANSEWRRPFEITDAALQGKVSGLNVIRRSGTPGIGANLFLRGFNSLYTSNSPLVVVDGIVYDINDYGSSIIANNYTNPLALVNIQDIDNYTVVKDASSIYGVKGANGAIIITTSRAKEEATAIDFGVYTSYNQAPDLMPVMNANNYRIYLSEILQSKGLSSADIAALPYMNDDTASNSSYYRYHNNTNWQRNVFNNSVNQNYYLKVTGGDNIATYALSVGFSKNAGVITNTDLTRYNTRFNAKFNFTKKFTGEANLAFNYNQTNLKYQGVVEKTGALYTALTKSPFLGPNEVNEKGVLSPNLEDTDILGVSNPSALINNMQAYNRYYRFMGSYKFSYDFNKSWSASTLFGLVFDKVRENIFVPRKGVANDTLNSFVADSRLGTQVKRLFSVFSDSRIEFRKTYNARHSFASRLGLRYQHNKAQQDFTLGYNSATDELISVQNGINALRQTGGGIGEWNWMNTYFNVDYGYRDRLFFSFNAAMDGSSRFGSQVKNGVNIGGNRYAVMPSIGAAWLISSEDFMANTTLDLLKLRLTYSIAGNDDIGNYTGRQTYASQNLLGMQGLVRNSIPNPAIQWETNKKLNVGVDFAFWNERINASVDVYHNKTENMLVYEPLAAATGFEKVLTNSGSMKNSGIELAVNARLINHDKWKWDAGLMIAKNTNRVVSIPGGQMTTEYSGATILTQNSLQSTLFYGYVAKGVFSTEQDAANSGLKKKNADGSYTNFRAGDVRFFDVNNDKIIDEKDRTIIGIPTPDFFGSVSTRVEYGRFSLDALFTFSQGNDIFNFLRYRLESASGIENQLNSVANRWRAEGQRTEMPKATYGDPMGNNRFSTRWIEDGSYIRLRSASITYAIPFKDKFIKNASVYLSGTNLFTLTRYTGYDPEFSASPSLFAQGIDTGLDPLYRSITLGARIGL, from the coding sequence ATGACAAAAACTAACTTACATAAACTGCTTTTAATATTGTTGCTGTCGGGAGGAGCTGTTTGCACGCAGGAATTAATAGCGCAACAAACTCAAACTGTTAAATCAGATACCACTAAGGCAAAAATAAAATTGCCGTTAACAGGTGTTGTTACAGATGCAGCAACTAAAAAGCCACTTAGTGGAGTGCGTGTTGCCGTAAAAGATTTTTCTGCAGCTATTACAGATGATGCTGGTGCATTTACAGTAAACGTGCCTTCATATACTGTGGACGTGGAAATAGTGGCCGAGGGATTTGCAAAAAAACAAGTTTCCTTAAAAGGGAGCAAGTCAATTTCTGTTGCACTGCTAAGTCAGCCGGCATCCACTTTCCAGGATGAAGTAACACTGCCGTTTGGCAAGATCATGAAACGCAACTTAACCGCAGCAGCTGTTGGTTATGATGCTAACAGTGAGTGGCGTCGTCCGTTTGAAATTACTGATGCTGCATTGCAGGGCAAGGTTAGTGGGTTAAATGTTATTCGTCGTTCAGGCACACCCGGTATTGGTGCTAATCTGTTTTTAAGAGGGTTCAATTCCCTTTATACCAGCAATTCTCCATTGGTGGTGGTAGATGGAATTGTATACGACATTAATGATTATGGAAGCAGCATCATTGCCAACAACTACACAAATCCTCTTGCACTTGTTAATATTCAGGATATCGACAACTATACGGTTGTAAAAGATGCATCTTCAATTTATGGTGTAAAAGGTGCAAACGGTGCCATTATCATTACAACATCAAGAGCTAAAGAAGAAGCGACAGCCATCGACTTTGGTGTATATACCAGTTATAACCAGGCTCCGGATCTTATGCCGGTGATGAACGCCAATAACTACAGGATCTATTTAAGTGAAATCTTACAAAGTAAGGGCTTGTCATCTGCTGATATTGCTGCGTTACCTTATATGAATGACGATACGGCATCAAATTCTTCTTACTATCGTTATCATAACAATACTAACTGGCAACGTAATGTTTTCAATAATAGTGTTAATCAGAATTATTATCTGAAAGTAACAGGTGGAGATAATATTGCTACTTATGCATTGAGCGTTGGCTTTAGCAAAAATGCCGGTGTAATAACTAATACCGATCTTACACGTTACAATACACGCTTTAATGCTAAGTTTAATTTTACAAAGAAATTTACCGGAGAAGCCAACCTGGCTTTCAACTATAATCAAACAAATTTAAAGTACCAGGGTGTGGTTGAAAAGACCGGTGCATTGTACACTGCTTTAACAAAGTCTCCTTTCCTTGGCCCTAATGAAGTAAATGAAAAAGGGGTGCTTTCACCTAACCTGGAAGATACTGATATACTTGGTGTAAGTAATCCTTCTGCATTGATCAATAATATGCAGGCTTATAACAGGTATTACAGGTTCATGGGTTCATATAAATTCAGTTACGACTTTAATAAATCATGGTCAGCTTCAACACTCTTTGGACTTGTGTTCGACAAAGTGCGTGAGAATATTTTTGTGCCCCGTAAAGGTGTAGCCAACGATACATTAAACAGTTTTGTTGCTGACAGCCGTCTTGGCACACAGGTTAAACGCTTGTTCTCTGTGTTCTCAGATTCGAGAATTGAATTCAGAAAAACATATAACGCTCGTCATAGCTTTGCATCAAGATTGGGATTACGCTACCAGCACAATAAAGCACAACAGGATTTTACATTGGGGTATAACTCTGCTACCGATGAGTTAATCAGTGTGCAGAACGGTATTAACGCATTGCGTCAAACAGGCGGTGGCATTGGTGAATGGAACTGGATGAATACTTACTTTAATGTTGATTATGGCTACAGAGATCGTTTGTTCTTCTCTTTTAATGCCGCAATGGATGGTTCTTCAAGATTCGGATCACAAGTAAAAAATGGCGTAAACATTGGCGGAAACAGATATGCGGTAATGCCATCAATTGGTGCAGCATGGTTAATTTCATCGGAAGACTTTATGGCTAACACCACGCTTGACCTTTTGAAGCTTCGTCTTACCTACAGCATAGCGGGCAATGATGATATTGGCAACTACACGGGCCGTCAAACATATGCTTCACAAAACCTTCTTGGCATGCAGGGGCTTGTGCGTAATAGTATTCCTAACCCGGCCATACAATGGGAAACAAACAAGAAGTTAAATGTAGGTGTTGACTTTGCATTCTGGAACGAGCGAATTAACGCAAGTGTGGATGTATATCATAACAAAACAGAAAACATGCTGGTGTATGAACCACTGGCAGCTGCAACCGGTTTTGAAAAAGTGCTTACTAACAGCGGCAGCATGAAAAACAGTGGTATCGAGTTGGCTGTGAATGCAAGACTGATTAATCATGATAAATGGAAATGGGATGCTGGGTTGATGATTGCAAAAAACACAAATAGAGTAGTGTCGATTCCCGGTGGGCAAATGACAACTGAATATTCAGGTGCAACTATTCTTACACAAAACTCTCTTCAGTCAACCCTGTTTTATGGATATGTTGCAAAAGGAGTTTTCAGTACTGAACAGGATGCAGCAAATTCAGGATTGAAGAAAAAAAATGCTGACGGTTCTTATACAAATTTCAGAGCTGGTGATGTTCGTTTCTTTGATGTAAACAATGATAAAATTATCGATGAAAAGGACAGAACTATCATCGGTATACCAACCCCCGATTTCTTTGGGAGTGTAAGTACAAGAGTTGAATACGGTCGATTCTCATTAGATGCCTTATTTACCTTCTCACAAGGAAATGATATTTTCAACTTCTTGCGCTACAGACTTGAATCTGCAAGTGGAATCGAAAATCAATTGAACAGTGTTGCAAACAGATGGAGAGCTGAAGGTCAAAGAACCGAAATGCCAAAAGCTACTTATGGAGATCCGATGGGTAATAACCGTTTCAGCACACGCTGGATCGAAGATGGCTCCTATATTCGTTTGCGCAGTGCCTCTATCACTTACGCTATTCCGTTCAAAGATAAATTCATCAAGAATGCATCTGTATACTTAAGCGGAACCAACCTCTTTACACTTACAAGGTATACAGGATACGATCCGGAATTCAGTGCATCTCCTAGTCTGTTTGCACAAGGTATTGACACGGGTCTTGATCCATTATACAGAAGTATTACGCTTGGTGCAAGGATAGGTTTGTAA
- a CDS encoding RagB/SusD family nutrient uptake outer membrane protein: protein MKNIKLIKSVLFATLLLNLSSCKKVFDIKPEEQLDASNAYQNVYDADAAVVGIYGKFMGLAEQYVVLNELRADLLDVTVNSNESLRQLSTHSVTENNPYASPKPFYELILNCNDVLENFKVMVAQKKMTEDQFNQRYSDIGALRSFIYLQLGIHFGSVPYVTSTLKNVDEVKNAGNFPRLSFNVLLDSLVNFTEALPFKDLYPTGTNLNITVDGYPTEKFYINKRCLLGDLYLWKNDFVKAATYYRQVMEYATVGTQGENYYSQYKLGWAGGFNHYISYARAGDASSLNYSDGWRIMFESAWTADGFRREWIWALPFDSKFKPENTLIKLFSPVGGQYLVRPSQEVYDLWDGETQRTAQGGSIPYDARKFLSTMNIGGQPVAMKYLYNYINWSTGTALNPLQKNGKWFLYRQTHLHMRFAEAANRLGKHRLAWSLLNSGFERAFPPPSGVTDVTNYHNTLNEPYPFNFDGRNSNNSVPYFRADWYRNIGIRNRALVTDIPVPAGDSLNTIETGLMKEIALENAFEGTRWPDLLRVTLRRNDPSFIADKVYNKLIKSGISSGAASTARAKLLAKNYYLPFKW, encoded by the coding sequence ATGAAGAATATAAAGTTGATAAAATCTGTTTTGTTTGCAACGCTGCTGTTGAACCTGTCCAGTTGCAAAAAAGTGTTTGACATTAAGCCCGAAGAGCAGCTTGATGCAAGTAATGCTTACCAGAATGTGTATGATGCTGATGCCGCAGTGGTAGGTATTTATGGCAAGTTTATGGGCTTGGCTGAGCAATACGTTGTTTTGAATGAGTTGCGTGCCGATCTCCTTGATGTAACTGTTAACTCGAACGAGAGTCTTCGTCAGTTAAGCACGCATAGTGTAACAGAGAATAATCCTTATGCAAGCCCAAAACCTTTTTATGAGTTAATTCTGAATTGTAACGATGTGCTTGAGAATTTCAAGGTAATGGTTGCTCAGAAAAAAATGACGGAGGACCAGTTTAATCAGCGTTACTCTGATATCGGTGCATTACGCTCTTTTATTTACCTGCAATTGGGTATTCACTTTGGTTCTGTACCATATGTAACCAGTACATTGAAAAATGTGGATGAGGTAAAAAATGCAGGAAATTTTCCCCGTCTCTCATTTAACGTACTGCTCGACAGTCTTGTAAATTTTACCGAAGCACTGCCATTTAAGGATTTATATCCAACAGGCACCAATCTAAATATTACGGTAGACGGATATCCTACAGAAAAGTTTTACATCAATAAGCGTTGTTTGTTAGGTGACCTGTACTTATGGAAGAATGACTTTGTGAAAGCTGCAACCTATTACCGCCAGGTAATGGAATATGCAACTGTTGGTACCCAGGGCGAAAACTATTATTCGCAATACAAATTAGGATGGGCCGGAGGTTTTAACCATTACATTAGTTATGCAAGGGCAGGCGATGCTTCTTCATTGAACTATAGCGATGGTTGGAGAATTATGTTTGAAAGCGCCTGGACGGCGGATGGTTTCCGTAGGGAATGGATATGGGCTTTGCCTTTTGACAGTAAATTCAAACCAGAGAATACACTCATCAAATTGTTTTCTCCTGTAGGCGGACAGTATCTCGTTCGTCCCTCACAGGAAGTGTATGATCTATGGGATGGTGAAACGCAACGTACTGCACAAGGTGGTTCTATACCTTACGATGCAAGAAAATTTTTGAGTACAATGAATATTGGCGGACAGCCGGTGGCAATGAAGTATCTCTATAATTACATTAATTGGTCAACAGGTACTGCACTCAATCCTCTACAAAAAAATGGCAAGTGGTTTCTGTACAGGCAAACACATCTGCACATGCGTTTCGCAGAAGCTGCGAATCGTTTAGGTAAACACAGGCTTGCTTGGTCACTATTAAATAGCGGTTTCGAAAGGGCCTTCCCTCCGCCAAGTGGTGTTACTGACGTAACGAATTACCATAACACATTAAATGAACCGTATCCCTTCAACTTTGATGGAAGAAACAGTAACAACTCTGTACCTTATTTCCGTGCAGATTGGTATCGCAATATCGGTATCCGCAACAGGGCGCTTGTTACAGATATACCGGTGCCGGCAGGTGACAGTCTTAATACCATAGAAACAGGCTTAATGAAGGAGATTGCATTGGAAAATGCATTTGAAGGAACACGTTGGCCCGATCTGTTACGTGTAACCTTACGTAGAAACGATCCTTCATTCATTGCAGATAAAGTTTACAACAAACTGATCAAATCAGGCATATCATCAGGTGCTGCGTCAACCGCAAGAGCAAAACTGTTAGCAAAAAATTATTATCTGCCTTTTAAATGGTAA
- a CDS encoding glycoside hydrolase family 88/105 protein, whose translation MQKIIMGALLLAATVANAQVKPKPKQNDVTTPLHAMKVDYPSPYGAPSKENVKSVVDKVYNYLNAVTPAEMMNKKTGAAVTDVNALDTNTVLKQGDFRLTSYEWGVTYSAFQRAAETTGDKKYAEYVKTRYDFLAKWIPAIKNKFPLDYIRKKGLLSQPINPHALDDGGAVCASMIKAQNSGLSNNLRPIIDHLSDYVINKEYRLKDGTLARMRPQANTLWLDDLYMGVPTMAFMGKLTGETKYYDDAVNQLQLYTKRMFNKEKGVYMHGWVESMEHHPEFRWARANGWALMTMSEVLDALPETHPGRAFVLQQFKAHINGLMQYQDGTGFWHQLLDRSDSYLETSATAIYAYCITHAINKGWIDAMTYAPTAILAWNAVTTKVNANGQVEGTCVGTGMAFDPAFYYYRPVNVFAAHGYGPVILAGAEMYQLLNQFKFEINDSSLQLSKK comes from the coding sequence ATGCAAAAAATAATTATGGGTGCATTGTTGCTTGCAGCAACAGTTGCTAATGCACAGGTTAAACCAAAACCAAAACAAAATGATGTAACCACCCCCTTACATGCCATGAAAGTGGACTATCCATCTCCGTATGGCGCTCCTTCTAAAGAAAATGTAAAATCAGTAGTTGACAAAGTTTACAACTATCTCAATGCTGTTACACCTGCAGAGATGATGAACAAGAAAACTGGTGCAGCTGTAACCGATGTAAATGCATTAGATACCAACACTGTGTTGAAGCAAGGTGATTTTCGTTTAACGAGTTACGAATGGGGCGTTACGTATTCTGCTTTTCAACGTGCAGCTGAAACAACAGGCGATAAAAAATATGCAGAGTATGTAAAAACGAGATATGATTTCCTGGCTAAATGGATCCCTGCTATTAAGAATAAATTCCCGTTAGACTATATACGCAAAAAAGGATTGTTATCTCAGCCAATCAATCCACATGCATTGGACGATGGTGGTGCAGTTTGTGCATCCATGATCAAAGCGCAGAACAGCGGCTTAAGTAACAATCTCCGTCCGATCATTGATCATTTGTCTGATTATGTCATTAACAAAGAATACCGTTTAAAGGATGGAACACTTGCACGTATGCGTCCGCAGGCAAATACATTATGGTTAGATGATCTGTACATGGGTGTGCCAACCATGGCGTTTATGGGCAAACTCACAGGCGAAACAAAATATTATGATGATGCCGTAAACCAGTTGCAGCTTTATACCAAACGCATGTTCAATAAAGAGAAAGGTGTGTATATGCATGGCTGGGTGGAGAGTATGGAACATCATCCTGAATTCCGTTGGGCTAGAGCAAATGGTTGGGCTTTGATGACCATGAGTGAAGTGCTGGATGCATTACCTGAAACTCACCCAGGCAGAGCATTTGTGTTGCAACAGTTTAAAGCACATATAAATGGTTTGATGCAATACCAGGATGGAACAGGCTTCTGGCACCAGTTGTTAGACAGAAGTGATTCATATTTGGAAACATCAGCAACAGCTATTTATGCTTACTGCATTACACATGCCATCAACAAAGGATGGATCGACGCAATGACATATGCACCAACTGCCATCCTTGCATGGAATGCAGTAACCACAAAAGTAAATGCAAACGGACAGGTAGAAGGAACATGCGTTGGTACAGGTATGGCTTTTGATCCTGCATTTTATTATTACCGCCCGGTGAATGTATTTGCGGCACATGGTTACGGCCCCGTTATTTTAGCAGGTGCTGAGATGTATCAATTACTCAATCAATTTAAATTCGAGATCAACGACAGTTCGTTGCAGCTTTCGAAAAAATAA